Below is a window of Zygosaccharomyces rouxii strain CBS732 chromosome C complete sequence DNA.
TTTACCGTTGAATACATGGAAGATAACATAGAAGGATCTAGTAACGAGGCTACACCTATGAATAATGGCGGTGATGCCGATGACGATTTTATCCCCAGTTTTGAGACAGTATCGCCACTAGTAAGTGAATCTTCTACACCTGTGATCGGTTCGCCTGTGAGATCTCGAACAGTGACTAATGATGGGgctgatgaaattaaaagTGTTAGTCTTCAATTTCCAATCTATTCTTTACTCAACATGAGACTAAGAAATTCTTTGCTCAAAAACAGTCATTGCATTATTTCGTCATTAGATTTCCAAACTTCCAAAGCTTCTTTGCAATTTACTGAGCAATACTTACGAAATAAGAACCACCAAGAGGGACAGGATCCCTCTTCCAGTAATGACGAGTTAACCTTAGAATTCCATCAAGTCAGTTACGAGCTGGTGGATAAAAGTAATCGATGTCCTTTAAACCCTATAAGACCATTCCCCGTACCGTTCCAATGTGTGGCTCATGATAGTTATAATGTCAGTTATCAATTACCCCTGGTACCAGATGGAGGCAATTCCCCTCATAGAGTAAAGATTACATTGAAATACGACTTGTCGCTATCAGAAGGTAAAGTACCTATCTCTACAACTTGGGAGACCGATGTTACATTAAAGAAGCCCTTGGTCAGTACTCCCAACCCAACATCAACATCTTTGCCCGCATCTAGAATGTATGCACTTGGATCTCGAATGAATCTCGTGGGATCGACCACCTCGTTTACGAAtaataaattgaacaacgtgaaattcaaatttctgGATAAAAACATCACCACTTATAGAGGAGATCAATTTACTATGACTTTACAAATCGTTAACTCCTCCTTGCAGCCTCTAGATTTAGTCATCtactacaacaacaagaatcctccaccattaccacctgCGTCGGCTCCATTGTCATTGGAAAGACAATATCAGATGCATAAAAGATACCATAGAACCATGGAGGGGGTAATATTGCTTTCTAACGACTACAAAGTGCCCATTATAGGACCACAAGAAACTTATTTTGTCCAATTGAATTTCGTGGGAATAATGTCAGGTTATTATTCTACTCTGCCGGGTCTGAAGATAGTTGATCTACAAAAGAACGAATTGATAGAGGTCGGATTAGGAGCATCAATACTTATCAAATAATCTCGAGAAATTGTAATATCTTAAATATTCAACCTTATGACCATCACTTCATACGTAACTTGACACCAATGAGGAAGAGGACGACTTATACGTATACACACATCTACTGCAATAATACAAGACTTATCCTCTTTATAGGGTATAGGTTATATAGCAGAGATCTTTAACCAATTAACCTTGAAATGTCTTCAGAAGTCGAAAATGGCAGCAGTGTAATTGCTGAATGGAAGCAGAAGCGTGAAACAGAACTTGCAGAAAGAGACGAGGCAGATGCAAAGGcaaaggaagaattgaaggaGGAAGCAATTAAGCacattgatgaattttacgAGAACTATAATCGTAAGAAATCTGAACAATTAGAAGGTGTGAGaaaagaagctgaagaatttcaaaagaacagGGATGAATTCTCATTACAAGAAGGTACAACTACATGGGATCGTGTattgcaattgatcaacGAAGATGATGCTGATCAAGTTGCAGGTAGGGATAAGTCTAAGTTTAAGGAGATTTTGCAGAGACTAAAGGGCAATACTGCAGCACCAGGGGCATAATACAGATAATAATAcagagaaaaaaaatattacaTAGGCATTTAGTGAGTGGTGTATAATGCGACGTTCAAAGAGGCAAATGTCAACCACTTTTTAAAATCGTTCCCTTTTTCCAAgtattctttcaattgacAACGTACCAGGTATTTGAGTAATTGTGGTGAAATATCCATTTTACGGTTATGATCCAACACCAAAAATCCAAACATTAACATCAGTGACTTCATTATTTGAGTGCGACCCAATTTAACTTGTGAAAGTACACGGATGCAAAATTGTCGCCAAAGTGACCATTTCAAACAGGGGACCACATTCTTCACTAAAGCAGAATCCATTAAGGTCTCGAAAAGGGTATGTTTGTTGGAAACCGttaattcttgtaattcagtcaatttatccattAGAGGCTTGAGACTTGTAGATACTAAGGGCCACTCATCTTTTGGGGCAACTAGTTTCAATGTAGGTGCACTCGATTTTCTCTTACGTCTAATCAAGTTTTTACAGTATCGATATATCGATGTAAGGTTCCAAACGCCGTAAAAGAGGGCAAAGTCTCGAACCAGCGAACTTTTGCCAAACcattttttaccatttggCCTCAAATATAATAGAGGAACTAGCACGCAGAGTGTCAATTGTCTAATTCTAATCAATCTTGCCTCTTCCAAACCTTGTAAAAGCCTTAACAACGATGGTCGGCTCATCACGTAGTCAGAAATTACTTCTATTGTCAAATACGACGGCAGCCAAGCGGGTACTCTTGTAGCGTATTTtactgctgctgctgaCACGATACACCACGCCAATTGGCGGTTAGAACCCAATAATTTCTTATCCCGCAGTAAAGGGTAAAGATGCAAAGTCGATAGTGCAGTTGCATTGCGTAACCAACTGAAGAGATGCTGGTACCTTCGACGTCTAACACGCAGTAAGAACAGTACCGCTACAACCCCATAAGTGACCACAATTTTCTTGATCACACTCTGCCAATTACCATTACTGGCCGCGATGAGCCTAAAAATCCTCCCCAATCCGTCAGAAGCACTCATCCTAAAGACCTTATTACCAAATACAAACCCGCAAGATACGGTACAAGTCTGATTTAGCCTTCAAACAGAAGTGCTTGGGTCGTTTTTCTTGGATAAAGATTTTTTGATTTCATTATCTATCGACCAACCTTTGGACTGTTTGAGGGTCCTCGCGTCTTCAACAAGGAAAAGGGGAAGTATACTATCAACACTTTTCTGcaaacaacaacaacagtgATTAAAAGGAAGTGGTGTCTTCCATTTGAGAGATATGAGTGAACCTACAGTGCCATTTCATGTGGTGGCACAGTATCCATACAGATCAGATTTCGAAGACGACctaaattttgataagGATCAGGTAATTACAGTTACATCCATCGAGGATGATCAATGGtattttggtgaatttaaAAGTGTAGATAGTGAATTGCATCAAGGTATCTTTCCCAAAGGATTTGTAACAATTTATGAAGCACCTCCAGCCAAAAATACGCCTACTACAGCTGCctatgatgaagatgatgaggacgatgacgaagatgacCACTGGGTTGATGCTCAGACAACTAATTCACCCAAATCGAGAAGTAGACCATCAGTATCATCTTATCAAGACGCTATCCAGGGATTGAACATACCAGGAAATAGAGGTACAGTTTTCTATGATTCCATGGAACCAGCACCAGTGaatgaggaaaaagaagagcaaCAACTGcaacaagaaattcaacaacCGCACCATGAGAGGAAGCAAAGTATCGCTAGTGAAGTAGATTTCGAACCTGGACCTATCAATCATACAGGATCCAATGAATTCGAACAAGAACAGTTACCTAAAACTAGTTTGAGAGAGAGGATTGCGATGTTGCAAGAGCAACAGAGAAGACAGATGCAGAAGGAGCAAGAGAAGTTAGCCAAGAGGACGAAGAAAGAGGCAAACCCAATTGAGCCTGCTCCTTCACAGTCTACAAAAGaaggaattgaagataAACCACCTGTTTCCTTGGATCCTTCCTCTCGTGGTTTGTCGAGGAATATAGATAGTAGGGAAGAGCTGGAGTCACCTAGCTTAAGAGACAGTGCTTCCTTTGGTGAGGGGCCAAGAGACGACTTTAATAGGCACAAAGAGGACGAAACTGACCACCAGCATCTGACAACAGAAAAACCACAAGAAGAGTTTGAATCTCAAGGGATGGGtccaattgaacaaaaacCTAATGACGAAcctaatgaagatgaagaagaagacgaagatagtgaagaagatgaagaagagaaacgCCGTGCTGCTTTAACTGCAAAGATGGCCAAGATGGCCGATGCACAGCGTTTTGGTGGTGGACCTGTTGGTTTCAACCCGTTTGGTATGCCGCCTGCTTTTGGTGCAGGGATTGGTGCAGGATCgaataagaagaagaagagtttaTCTGAGAAACCTACTGGTGATCttgataatgaagaaagcTCCATTCCTAAAGTAGTGCCAATTATGCCCTTTGCAGATCCAAACGCTATTTCGTTCCTCAATAAACCTTCTACTACTGAGGAGTTCGGTGACAAAGAACTTCGCGATCATGATTACCCAGGAGTTGAAAAGGGTAAAGAGGGCGCCGAAGGCGCTCCCCTTTTGGATACTCCTGGCGCCCTGGCggatgaagaggaagccGGTGATTCTCAAAGTTCTTTTAACGAAAATACAGCTTTCCAACCCTCAAAGAATGCAGCACCAAAATATACTGGAGAAAGTCCGGCAATGGTTGGTAACTTGGCTCAGTCGGATTCCACTGGTTATGATTCTTCGGCGGAAAACACAGATAGAAACTTATCCGAGTTAGCGGATCAACAACACCATCCTACCGATAAACCATCAATGCCGCATGTACCACCATTTCCTGGGTCTCCACCGATTCCTACAAATCGTGATTCCTTTATGGACGAAAATGCACCATCGAATTCTCCTGGGGTTTCTAACCCACAAGCTTCTGGATTTGACAAGTTGTTTACCAACACTGAAGATCTAGATCGTACTCCTCAAAATACTGATTCTTACTCGAGAGGTTCTACAATAGATCCAAGCATGGAATCTTCCTCGCAACAAAAGTCTCTTTCTCGTTCAGGTACATCGGTTCCACCactttcaccaccatctcGTCATCCTTCAGTCCGTAAAACTGGTTCCACTTTGGGTAGACCACCTTCTACCATTGACCATGTTCCAAGCCGGAAAAGTCCACCACCACCCCCTCCTTCATCAATTCCAGGGACTCATGAACATTCAGCGGAAACTACACCTGTTCCAGGCGAGTCAGAATTGCAAAGAGGTTTGAATCCGCCAGCTTCAAGTAATGATGGACCTTCAAGAGGTGCACCACCAGTTCCAGGCAGTGGCGAACCACCCAAAGTAGCTCCACCAATTCCCAGCGGACCTCCTAGAGGTGCACCGCCGGTTCCTAGTGGTTTTGAACGCTCGAATAGTCCACCCCCTCCATCAATTCCCAGCGAATCTCCAAAAGGGATGCCCTCACATCGTAGTAGTACCGAGCGTCCAAAAAGTCCACCTCCTCCACCTATTCCTGATGGACCTCCAATGGTTGCACCACCAGTTCCAGGTTCTTTAGAACGTTCTGGTCCTCCTCTCTCTCCACCACCTATCCCTGATGGGCCTCCAAGGGTTGCGCCACCAGTTCCGGGTTCTTTAGAAGGTTCTGGTTCTCCTAAGTCTCCACCACCAATTGTTGGTACTCCTGGATTCCCAAGATCTTCTGCCCCTCCTGTTCCTGATACTGCAGATTTGCCAAGAGGTCATGCTCCACCGGTTCCAGGTTCACCAGACGTACCAAAAATGGGTCCACCAAAAGCAGCACCTCCTATTCCAGGATCTCCACCAATTCCCTTGGGTAAACGTGCATCTGAGGATTCTGCGGTCTCGTCGGGATACACAAGAGACCCCCCTCCAGTGCCAGGTTCAGTACCACCATCTGCTTCTGCACCACCTGTTCCTGCCCCTGCACCACCTGTTCCCGTCGAATCACCAACTGATGAACCCAAAAAGTTAAAGAGAGCCGGTTCCACCAAAGAGTTTCCTGAATCTTCTAATCAAAGATCGGTTGAATTTAATCCAAGTGACTCTTGGTGgcttgaaaaaatattccCATCTAGGTTATTTGGTCCTAAGGTGAAATGCATTATGGAAGTAGATGATCATTTGGTGAACAAGAGGTCTCATGAGCGCTACATGGTTAGGGATTTTTATTTCCTTTATGAAGACTTCTCTCAGCTTCATCTAAGTGTAAATTTTAATCCGGATAAACCTCAAGAGACTGTTCGTGTTACACAGACGTTCCATCCAATAAGGCACCAACCAGAATTGCTTGACGAATATTCCGACAAGTATGGTAGTTTTATCCTTCAAAAGGCTCACTCCCTAGTTGATAGTCATACTACAGACTTCTTGAGCTCCATTCTTTCTCGTTTGAGTCCTGAAATTATCTTACCAATCGAATCTAGAACTTTTGGTGTCCCTGTCTTTAGGTATAAAGCTGGAGAGCATCCTAACGTCGATAACGCTAAAGATATCAGACCTGGTGATATACTGGTGATCAGAAAGGGGAAATTCGATGTGTCCACAAGAACTGGTGAAAGGAAGATCTTGGCAGTGGGCTCTGAATCTGAGCCATATGCTAGTGTAATTACAGATTTTGAACTTGCGAAAGGTAAACTTAGAGttattgaagaatattCCGGCAAAGTCTTTCAATCCAGTTACAAACTACACCATATGAGGAGTGGTAGATTGAAAATATTCAGGGTCACTGGAAGGGACTACATCGGATGGTAGATTTATTATTGCTTGTAAGACAAGTTTTGTAATTATATAATTGGACTATATGCAAAAATATCCGAAACAAAAAAGATTGTATATGTTTTATTCATTGACCCATGAAGGTAAAGCAGTAGTAAAGGAAAAGTCTCCTTGTGAATCTTCATATTTCCATGCATGCAGCCAAATCGTCAATTCTTGTGAATCGGGATCTTGCAATAACAAAGAATCACATTCAGTACATCTTTCTAGTTGATCTCGACCAGCCGCTCTATCTGCTTGAACATTCTCACACTCTTTGATGAAAGTTTCAAATAGTTGTTCCAACTGTTCATACGAATATTTCGATTTGGTCCAATCTTCAACTTTTATTATGAATTTCGAACGAGTCGGATATTCCACGTTGTCAATATTGTAGAAAGGATCATTCACTATCGGGTGTCCTAACCTTGCCAAGTGAATTCTAATTTGATGTGTCCTTCCCGTCAACGGTTTACAAACTACTAGACTCTGATCACaatgtggaaaatattTGAGAGGATAGAAGCTTGTTCTTGCATCTTTTACAGGTGAAAGACCTGATGGGAATTGCTTTTTAGGCTCTACGGTGTAAACGGGAGATTCTTCTTGTGTCACTAATAATGGATCCTGGAAAGGAATTGGCGGCTCATAGAAGTcttcagatgatgaatgAGGGAACTTACCCTTAACTCTAGCAAGGTAATACTTGCTCATATCATGATCTCTTATCTTTAGTTGGATACCTCCAGCAGTTTCCGTATTCTTTGCCATTATTAAAAGACCTGACGTCAATTTATCTAATCGATAACATGGCAGAGCTGTTTTACCAtgtcttttcaaaatctcaGTAATGGTATTCTGGTAGAATTGACCGGTAGGATGAATCGGAATCCCACTTGGTTTGTTAAGGACTAAAAGGTTATCATTTTCGTGAACTATATCGAATCCAGCAACTTTAATACCCGGAATATCTTCCTCATTCTCAGACCATTGCAAGACTGGCGGTTCGTGCTTGTGTCTCAAAGTTTGAACAGTATCGTTATTTCTAATAGGTGAAGATAAAACTTCACTAGGATCTAGAGTTTTTCCCTCTCGTATTATCGCCAGATTCCCTTTCTTAATCTCAGTTAAATAATGGTTTTCAGAAT
It encodes the following:
- the PEX35 gene encoding Pex35p (weakly similar to uniprot|P53293 Saccharomyces cerevisiae YGR168C Hypothetical ORF), with amino-acid sequence MSASDGLGRIFRLIAASNGNWQSVIKKIVVTYGVVAVLFLLRVRRRRYQHLFSWLRNATALSTLHLYPLLRDKKLLGSNRQLAWCIVSAAAVKYATRVPAWLPSYLTIEVISDYVMSRPSLLRLLQGLEEARLIRIRQLTLCVLVPLLYLRPNGKKWFGKSSLVRDFALFYGVWNLTSIYRYCKNLIRRKRKSSAPTLKLVAPKDEWPLVSTSLKPLMDKLTELQELTVSNKHTLFETLMDSALVKNVVPCLKWSLWRQFCIRVLSQVKLGRTQIMKSLMLMFGFLVLDHNRKMDISPQLLKYLVRCQLKEYLEKGNDFKKWLTFASLNVALYTTH
- the CLC1 gene encoding clathrin light chain CLC1 (some similarities with uniprot|P17891 Saccharomyces cerevisiae YGR167W CLC1 Clathrin light chain), whose amino-acid sequence is MSSEVENGSSVIAEWKQKRETELAERDEADAKAKEELKEEAIKHIDEFYENYNRKKSEQLEGVRKEAEEFQKNRDEFSLQEGTTTWDRVLQLINEDDADQVAGRDKSKFKEILQRLKGNTAAPGA
- a CDS encoding uncharacterized protein (weakly similar to uniprot|P47068 Saccharomyces cerevisiae YJL020C BBC1 Protein possibly involved in assembly of actin patches interacts with an actin assembly factor Las17p and with the SH3 domains of Type I myosins Myo3p and Myo5p localized predominantly to cortical actin patches); the encoded protein is MSEPTVPFHVVAQYPYRSDFEDDLNFDKDQVITVTSIEDDQWYFGEFKSVDSELHQGIFPKGFVTIYEAPPAKNTPTTAAYDEDDEDDDEDDHWVDAQTTNSPKSRSRPSVSSYQDAIQGLNIPGNRGTVFYDSMEPAPVNEEKEEQQLQQEIQQPHHERKQSIASEVDFEPGPINHTGSNEFEQEQLPKTSLRERIAMLQEQQRRQMQKEQEKLAKRTKKEANPIEPAPSQSTKEGIEDKPPVSLDPSSRGLSRNIDSREELESPSLRDSASFGEGPRDDFNRHKEDETDHQHLTTEKPQEEFESQGMGPIEQKPNDEPNEDEEEDEDSEEDEEEKRRAALTAKMAKMADAQRFGGGPVGFNPFGMPPAFGAGIGAGSNKKKKSLSEKPTGDLDNEESSIPKVVPIMPFADPNAISFLNKPSTTEEFGDKELRDHDYPGVEKGKEGAEGAPLLDTPGALADEEEAGDSQSSFNENTAFQPSKNAAPKYTGESPAMVGNLAQSDSTGYDSSAENTDRNLSELADQQHHPTDKPSMPHVPPFPGSPPIPTNRDSFMDENAPSNSPGVSNPQASGFDKLFTNTEDLDRTPQNTDSYSRGSTIDPSMESSSQQKSLSRSGTSVPPLSPPSRHPSVRKTGSTLGRPPSTIDHVPSRKSPPPPPPSSIPGTHEHSAETTPVPGESELQRGLNPPASSNDGPSRGAPPVPGSGEPPKVAPPIPSGPPRGAPPVPSGFERSNSPPPPSIPSESPKGMPSHRSSTERPKSPPPPPIPDGPPMVAPPVPGSLERSGPPLSPPPIPDGPPRVAPPVPGSLEGSGSPKSPPPIVGTPGFPRSSAPPVPDTADLPRGHAPPVPGSPDVPKMGPPKAAPPIPGSPPIPLGKRASEDSAVSSGYTRDPPPVPGSVPPSASAPPVPAPAPPVPVESPTDEPKKLKRAGSTKEFPESSNQRSVEFNPSDSWWLEKIFPSRLFGPKVKCIMEVDDHLVNKRSHERYMVRDFYFLYEDFSQLHLSVNFNPDKPQETVRVTQTFHPIRHQPELLDEYSDKYGSFILQKAHSLVDSHTTDFLSSILSRLSPEIILPIESRTFGVPVFRYKAGEHPNVDNAKDIRPGDILVIRKGKFDVSTRTGERKILAVGSESEPYASVITDFELAKGKLRVIEEYSGKVFQSSYKLHHMRSGRLKIFRVTGRDYIGW
- the PUS6 gene encoding pseudouridine synthase PUS6 (similar to uniprot|P53294 Saccharomyces cerevisiae YGR169C PUS6 RNA:Psi-synthase and weakly similar to YOL066C uniprot|Q12362 Saccharomyces cerevisiae YOL066C RIB2 DRAP deaminase, catalyzes the third step of the riboflavin biosynthesis pathway; N-terminus has sequence similarity to RNA:pseudouridine synthases) — protein: MGIQVYFSRGLRKIRPYYHKRTAFAKGRWFQRTLLDVMVNEFRSYSENHYLTEIKKGNLAIIREGKTLDPSEVLSSPIRNNDTVQTLRHKHEPPVLQWSENEEDIPGIKVAGFDIVHENDNLLVLNKPSGIPIHPTGQFYQNTITEILKRHGKTALPCYRLDKLTSGLLIMAKNTETAGGIQLKIRDHDMSKYYLARVKGKFPHSSSEDFYEPPIPFQDPLLVTQEESPVYTVEPKKQFPSGLSPVKDARTSFYPLKYFPHCDQSLVVCKPLTGRTHQIRIHLARLGHPIVNDPFYNIDNVEYPTRSKFIIKVEDWTKSKYSYEQLEQLFETFIKECENVQADRAAGRDQLERCTECDSLLLQDPDSQELTIWLHAWKYEDSQGDFSFTTALPSWVNE
- the TRS65 gene encoding Trs65p (similar to uniprot|P32893 Saccharomyces cerevisiae YGR166W KRE11 Protein involved in biosynthesis of cell wall beta-glucans subunit of the TRAPP (transport protein particle) complex which is involved in the late steps of endoplasmic reticulum to Golgi transport), encoding MECCIPLIPLDQSSTFEKVRHSHELRRFVIFDEELTVHLRPNNAQTQIRNFMVWINDAKVLQLQGLAPFQKIVDQDEQTRWILRSEVRDSLFRSSVVMNNGYNNQIKFTVEYMEDNIEGSSNEATPMNNGGDADDDFIPSFETVSPLVSESSTPVIGSPVRSRTVTNDGADEIKSVSLQFPIYSLLNMRLRNSLLKNSHCIISSLDFQTSKASLQFTEQYLRNKNHQEGQDPSSSNDELTLEFHQVSYELVDKSNRCPLNPIRPFPVPFQCVAHDSYNVSYQLPLVPDGGNSPHRVKITLKYDLSLSEGKVPISTTWETDVTLKKPLVSTPNPTSTSLPASRMYALGSRMNLVGSTTSFTNNKLNNVKFKFLDKNITTYRGDQFTMTLQIVNSSLQPLDLVIYYNNKNPPPLPPASAPLSLERQYQMHKRYHRTMEGVILLSNDYKVPIIGPQETYFVQLNFVGIMSGYYSTLPGLKIVDLQKNELIEVGLGASILIK